From Nonlabens sp. Ci31, the proteins below share one genomic window:
- a CDS encoding glycosyl hydrolase family 16 produces MKNIKFNYFKNLSLVFLMLGLIIGCDRDISDDAALASFPNTAEIFTDNPVGLTDDFFISFDPVEGANTEGFGTDDNEAYQGTSSIRIEVPAPNDPNGGFIGGIFKDRGEGRDLTQYDALTFWAKGSLTATVGLVGFGTDFEEDKYAVGLENIQLSTDWRKYTVPIPDASKLTQEKGMFIFSAGTQSTNGLGYTLWIDELRFENLGTIAQPRPVILNGQDLVQQSFTGSSIPLSGFTQTFNIESGDNVTVQTAPSYFDFVSSDTSVALVNELGVVSVVGSGTATITASISSVLANGSLEVTSTGALPTAPVPTLAQSNVKSIFSDAYTIDTSSEFSPDFGGSTTQATVVTSNNDSVLIYTNNNFTGIIFDNTVDASALSFMHVDVYVQQAGVQVEFQIRDIGANGEINTNIFTGQPEGDDADRRFTASGVTVNGWNSFDIPLNGAIANQKNNLGAIILAGGPNFILDNIYFYTP; encoded by the coding sequence ATGAAAAATATAAAATTCAATTATTTCAAGAATTTAAGCCTTGTCTTTTTGATGTTAGGTTTAATCATTGGGTGTGATCGAGATATTTCAGATGATGCTGCATTAGCAAGCTTCCCTAATACCGCAGAAATATTTACAGATAATCCTGTAGGATTAACTGATGATTTCTTTATTTCTTTTGATCCAGTGGAGGGTGCTAATACAGAAGGATTTGGGACTGATGATAATGAGGCTTATCAAGGAACGAGCTCTATTCGAATAGAGGTGCCGGCTCCTAATGATCCTAATGGGGGATTTATTGGAGGTATTTTTAAAGATCGTGGGGAGGGAAGAGATTTAACGCAATACGATGCTTTAACATTTTGGGCAAAAGGCTCTTTAACAGCAACAGTCGGATTAGTTGGTTTTGGTACTGATTTTGAAGAAGATAAGTACGCTGTAGGTCTTGAAAATATACAGCTTTCTACGGATTGGAGAAAATACACGGTGCCGATACCGGATGCTTCAAAATTAACTCAAGAAAAAGGAATGTTTATTTTTTCAGCAGGCACTCAAAGTACCAATGGTTTAGGGTACACGCTTTGGATCGATGAACTTAGGTTTGAAAACTTAGGAACTATCGCACAACCAAGACCTGTTATATTAAATGGTCAGGATTTAGTCCAACAATCATTTACAGGCTCATCCATTCCTCTTTCTGGATTCACTCAAACATTTAACATAGAGTCAGGGGATAATGTAACTGTACAAACAGCACCTTCTTATTTTGATTTTGTATCCTCTGATACCAGCGTAGCATTAGTTAATGAATTAGGAGTTGTTTCTGTTGTTGGTTCTGGTACTGCTACTATTACTGCAAGTATTAGTAGTGTTTTAGCAAATGGATCTTTAGAAGTTACCTCTACTGGTGCTTTGCCTACTGCTCCGGTTCCAACCTTAGCTCAGTCAAATGTCAAGTCTATATTTAGCGATGCCTACACAATTGATACTTCGAGTGAGTTTTCACCAGACTTTGGTGGATCTACTACTCAGGCCACTGTAGTCACTTCTAATAATGATTCAGTTTTAATTTACACAAACAATAACTTTACAGGAATTATTTTTGATAATACAGTAGATGCTTCTGCATTATCCTTTATGCATGTAGATGTATACGTGCAGCAGGCTGGTGTTCAAGTTGAATTTCAAATAAGAGATATTGGTGCCAACGGGGAGATCAACACAAATATTTTTACAGGACAACCTGAAGGAGATGATGCTGATAGAAGATTTACAGCTTCTGGTGTAACGGTAAACGGCTGGAATTCTTTTGATATTCCACTAAATGGCGCTATTGCAAATCAGAAAAACAATTTGGGAGCAATTATTTTAGCTGGAGGGCCCAATTTTATCTTGGATAATATATACTTCTATACTCCGTAA
- a CDS encoding glycosidase, translated as MKNLLLSISLIFFAFFGFSQNQKVSVIEDMNGHTLMVDGKPFIINGMNWDYVPIGENFSYNFWAQPDDFIKAALDSEMGLLKNMGVNTIRVYTGMQPKWVEYIYENYGIYTMINHSFGRYGLTLDGSYVSNTEYADPRARAFLLKEATDLVKDFKGTSGLLMFMLGNENNYGLSWGGAETEDIPIETEGTVITRARAMYKLMNEAVVEMKKINTDHPIAICNGDLLYLNLVAEYLTDMDIYATNMYRGVSFSDAFDRVKNELGKPLMFSEFGSDAFNALNNKEDQKMQAYYMVNNWKEIYQNAAGLGKAGNSIGGFTFQFSDGWWKRGQTEDLDIHNSEASWLSKGYSLDTDGVSKNMNEEWFGICAKGPSNERGLYDLYPRAAYYALKQVHSLDPYSGNKTLEFVTNYFDNIQLMEAVLRARGDKAALSGGSNNKIRLSNLRAEFTTFNTGGTLLSTPDNADPDNPVYPDQLGFDRMESYFVGVQGNPSSNMRGEVNFNILGNVAQNPIDEIFYENRGRPQQVETPDGIVQLRDVNRVQVYNASYEWNAKDFDLRGFYRTGHYHWGYEGDFFGLYPETNYGPNLDIYGGETLGLEIDGKNEFAGLKAAFGPQLWWGANPTALLKYSRSIENFNITGIYHRDLQTEIQLDENGVRILDQNQVRSGIIPAFPMERATLVVERDLGQFGFTLGGIWGGSPLNGTSYQDVTGTEGNYTVFNDKVKSSDNWGGKAKVTYQGGKVNAYMQGGVMGLVANGGADPTQTFTGWKLKDNGSGNQSNFLAGMTYTMGDLQIAPNFLWQKPLVDPMPNNVGAPGRLRNFIDDPFAVRGNRETTAGEILFTYDPTPGTWMYQWDNDRTEDAEFAMSAGFVYRHLPTTQDAAIGFAADRTFLRFPNSAPALDLYEAHTRIVSKLNLELGIIGNFYYGNGQGNGDSTREIKRFGGDIRAIYKSIKATATVKVNDWGPFDYYRDFNITFPMQLMLDVSTTLGKPDWFILPSTTVGVRGTWRSLDANSGGRFGPNAAAAFASEPTISPVGFPDGTEWEIRTYVHINIGN; from the coding sequence ATGAAGAATCTTTTATTAAGTATTTCGTTGATCTTTTTTGCCTTTTTTGGTTTTTCACAAAATCAAAAAGTTTCAGTTATAGAAGACATGAATGGCCATACTCTTATGGTAGACGGAAAACCATTTATTATTAATGGTATGAACTGGGATTATGTCCCCATCGGTGAAAACTTTTCTTATAATTTTTGGGCGCAACCGGACGACTTTATTAAGGCTGCCTTAGATTCAGAAATGGGTTTATTGAAAAACATGGGGGTGAACACGATACGTGTTTATACAGGTATGCAACCTAAATGGGTGGAGTATATCTATGAGAATTATGGTATTTATACCATGATCAACCATTCTTTTGGTCGTTATGGTCTGACTTTAGATGGATCTTATGTGTCTAATACGGAATATGCAGATCCAAGGGCTCGTGCATTTCTTTTAAAAGAAGCCACTGATTTGGTCAAGGATTTTAAGGGTACTTCTGGTCTTTTGATGTTCATGCTAGGGAATGAGAATAATTATGGTTTATCATGGGGTGGTGCTGAAACTGAAGATATTCCTATTGAAACAGAGGGAACTGTCATCACTAGAGCTAGAGCTATGTATAAGTTGATGAATGAAGCAGTAGTTGAAATGAAAAAAATCAATACTGATCATCCTATTGCTATTTGTAATGGAGACTTGTTGTATTTGAATTTAGTTGCTGAGTATTTAACTGATATGGATATATATGCAACCAATATGTACAGAGGTGTTTCTTTTAGCGATGCTTTTGATAGAGTTAAAAATGAACTGGGTAAGCCTTTGATGTTTTCAGAATTTGGTTCTGATGCTTTTAATGCATTAAACAATAAGGAAGATCAAAAAATGCAGGCTTATTATATGGTGAATAACTGGAAGGAAATTTATCAAAATGCTGCGGGACTAGGCAAAGCGGGAAATTCCATTGGTGGATTTACATTCCAGTTTAGTGATGGATGGTGGAAAAGAGGACAAACGGAAGATTTGGATATTCATAATTCAGAGGCGAGTTGGTTGAGTAAGGGATACTCATTAGATACTGATGGTGTTTCTAAGAACATGAATGAAGAATGGTTTGGTATTTGTGCTAAAGGGCCCTCTAATGAAAGAGGACTTTATGATCTTTACCCTCGAGCCGCTTATTATGCGTTGAAACAAGTACATAGTTTAGATCCTTATAGTGGTAATAAAACTTTAGAATTTGTAACTAATTATTTTGATAATATCCAGTTAATGGAGGCTGTACTTAGAGCAAGAGGTGACAAGGCGGCATTAAGCGGTGGCAGTAATAATAAAATACGATTAAGCAATTTACGAGCTGAATTTACCACCTTTAACACGGGAGGTACTCTTCTTTCAACTCCTGACAATGCTGACCCAGATAATCCTGTTTACCCGGACCAGTTAGGTTTTGATCGTATGGAATCCTATTTCGTCGGAGTACAAGGGAATCCATCATCTAATATGAGAGGTGAGGTGAACTTTAACATACTTGGTAATGTAGCACAGAACCCTATTGATGAAATCTTTTATGAAAATAGAGGGCGTCCACAGCAGGTTGAAACACCAGATGGTATTGTTCAGTTAAGAGATGTGAATAGAGTTCAAGTTTATAACGCGTCTTATGAATGGAATGCAAAAGATTTTGACCTACGAGGTTTTTATAGAACAGGTCATTATCACTGGGGTTATGAAGGTGATTTCTTTGGTTTATATCCTGAAACTAATTATGGACCTAACTTAGATATCTACGGAGGGGAAACATTAGGGCTTGAAATAGATGGGAAAAATGAGTTTGCAGGATTAAAGGCTGCTTTTGGGCCGCAATTATGGTGGGGAGCAAATCCAACCGCACTTCTTAAATATTCTCGATCTATTGAAAATTTCAATATTACTGGAATTTATCATAGAGATTTACAAACAGAAATTCAACTAGACGAAAATGGCGTACGTATTTTAGACCAAAATCAGGTGCGTAGTGGTATTATTCCCGCATTTCCTATGGAGAGAGCTACACTAGTAGTGGAAAGAGATTTAGGACAATTTGGATTTACCTTAGGTGGTATTTGGGGAGGGAGTCCTTTAAATGGCACTTCTTATCAAGATGTTACAGGAACGGAAGGTAATTATACGGTCTTTAATGATAAAGTGAAGTCAAGTGACAACTGGGGTGGGAAAGCTAAAGTAACCTATCAAGGTGGGAAAGTGAATGCGTATATGCAAGGTGGAGTAATGGGACTGGTAGCAAACGGAGGGGCAGATCCTACACAAACCTTTACTGGATGGAAATTAAAAGATAACGGTAGTGGTAATCAATCCAACTTTTTAGCTGGTATGACTTATACCATGGGTGATTTGCAAATTGCACCTAACTTTTTATGGCAAAAGCCGTTAGTAGACCCTATGCCTAACAATGTTGGAGCACCAGGAAGATTAAGAAACTTTATTGATGATCCATTTGCTGTTAGGGGAAATAGAGAAACTACCGCTGGTGAGATCTTATTCACCTATGACCCTACACCAGGAACTTGGATGTATCAATGGGATAATGATAGAACTGAAGATGCAGAATTTGCTATGAGTGCAGGATTTGTATACCGTCATCTACCTACAACTCAAGACGCAGCTATCGGTTTTGCAGCAGATCGAACTTTTCTTAGGTTTCCAAACTCTGCACCAGCACTTGATTTATACGAGGCACACACACGTATCGTTTCAAAACTAAATCTTGAATTAGGAATTATAGGTAACTTCTACTACGGTAATGGTCAAGGTAATGGAGATAGTACTAGAGAAATAAAACGTTTTGGCGGTGATATAAGAGCTATTTATAAATCAATTAAAGCCACTGCAACAGTGAAAGTTAATGACTGGGGACCATTTGATTACTACAGAGACTTTAACATCACATTCCCTATGCAATTGATGCTAGATGTTTCTACTACTTTGGGTAAACCAGATTGGTTTATTTTACCTAGTACTACTGTAGGTGTTAGAGGAACATGGAGATCTCTTGATGCTAATTCAGGAGGGAGATTTGGTCCTAACGCAGCTGCTGCATTTGCAAGTGAGCCTACTATAAGTCCAGTGGGATTCCCTGATGGAACAGAGTGGGAAATCAGAACCTATGTTCATATCAATATAGGTAACTAA
- a CDS encoding family 16 glycosylhydrolase — translation MNNIYNKTSIRIVFKSVAVVSFLMMASCDPDETQTVAEFNNLVMQDEFDVEGAPNSALWTYDIGTGPGNDGWGNNELQYYTDRTENVTVENGYLLITAKEEAFNGSNYTSARIKTEGLFEQAYGRFEARIKVPYGKGYWPAFWLLGNDCDQNAWPQCGEIDIMEYLGDQPTTVFGSAHGPGYSAGDAITKEYVLENDRFDTGFHVFGIEWAPDYINYYVDDVLYQQITREDVFEETDGQGEWVFDQPFYIILNVAIGGNLPGAPNAETVFPQTMLVDYVRVYQP, via the coding sequence ATGAACAATATATATAACAAGACTAGTATAAGAATTGTATTTAAGTCGGTTGCAGTAGTATCATTTTTAATGATGGCTAGCTGTGACCCTGACGAAACACAAACTGTTGCTGAATTCAATAATTTGGTAATGCAAGATGAGTTTGATGTAGAGGGTGCACCTAACAGCGCTTTATGGACGTACGATATCGGGACAGGACCCGGTAATGACGGCTGGGGTAATAATGAACTTCAATATTATACCGATAGGACTGAAAATGTGACCGTAGAAAATGGCTATTTATTAATCACAGCCAAAGAAGAAGCCTTTAATGGTTCTAACTATACTTCGGCTAGAATTAAAACTGAAGGTCTTTTTGAGCAGGCTTATGGAAGGTTTGAGGCTCGTATCAAAGTTCCTTATGGAAAAGGTTACTGGCCTGCATTTTGGTTGTTAGGAAATGATTGTGATCAAAATGCTTGGCCGCAATGTGGAGAAATTGATATCATGGAGTACCTAGGTGATCAGCCTACTACTGTTTTTGGTAGTGCTCATGGACCAGGATATTCTGCCGGGGATGCTATTACCAAAGAATATGTCTTAGAAAATGATAGATTTGATACTGGTTTTCATGTATTCGGTATCGAATGGGCACCAGATTATATCAATTATTATGTAGACGATGTGCTGTACCAGCAAATTACAAGGGAAGATGTATTTGAAGAAACTGATGGTCAAGGAGAATGGGTTTTTGATCAACCATTTTATATCATTCTTAATGTAGCTATAGGGGGGAACTTGCCAGGTGCTCCAAACGCAGAAACTGTTTTTCCACAAACCATGTTAGTGGACTACGTAAGAGTATATCAACCTTAA